From one Pecten maximus chromosome 8, xPecMax1.1, whole genome shotgun sequence genomic stretch:
- the LOC117332982 gene encoding uncharacterized protein LOC117332982, producing MEEVNTPILPEINPGFRVGGVSQSHEPPGRSWARIRTYLIDNPKDDDLKRRQDIWNYQQRNRGVVKSLMKSIPNVPYRVKKPRMDKFKTAPRGSQGLNHLGGDAEHGLHGIHLPRIERYRESPTRRHNLPPRDIPMTDRNENTENTESVKQRLTYKYTESDGVPVYEVETQVVGPRFPRMPDSVYRGTQNGSLLSTGKKVSFSLNDLPSVGRRVEIRGSSASSSSGSSVVSDGALGSYGPSSHHIGPDAPKSVWDYINNHQLGDGRNVGPGKCGKNIPKLTDNFGKVNESKTDREWFEKNIGDKEVINTTNYENFARTKPIGDHFNQGPPPPRRLPPNELALLRNKAQNNGVISNGNIPITKKSPPSVQSSPRSNIGLNIATKTPVLSPSGSVGSYFPIFSRDGSPMRKIGGTKKQKLQSLSPVKPPPSMTPTKSNTAE from the coding sequence ATGGAGGAAGTCAATACTCCGATACTTCCCGAGATCAACCCGGGATTTCGGGTCGGTGGTGTATCACAATCTCACGAGCCGCCGGGTAGAAGTTGGGCTCGAATCAGAACATACCTGATCGACAATCCTAAAGATGACGATCTCAAACGACGGCAGGATATCTGGAATTACCAGCAGAGGAACAGGGGTGTCGTCAAGTCATTAATGAAATCTATTCCAAATGTTCCATACCGAGTTAAAAAGCCAAGAATGGATAAATTCAAGACGGCCCCCCGAGGCAGTCAAGGCCTTAACCATTTAGGCGGGGACGCTGAACATGGACTTCATGGCATTCATCTCCCAAGGATTGAGAGATATAGGGAATCTCCTACGAGGCGACACAATTTACCACCACGAGATATTCCTATGACGGATCGGAATGAAAATACAGAGAACACCGAATCAGTGAAACAGAGATTAACTTACAAATACACGGAGAGTGATGGGGTGCCGGTATATGAAGTAGAGACACAAGTAGTTGGTCCAAGGTTTCCACGCATGCCAGATTCTGTTTATCGAGGAACACAAAATGGAAGTTTGCTTTCTACCGGAAAGAaggtttctttttctttaaatgattTACCATCAGTAGGCCGTAGGGTGGAAATACGGGGATCTTCAGCGTCTTCGTCGTCAGGTTCCAGCGTTGTGTCTGACGGTGCTCTGGGAAGTTACGGACCGAGCAGCCATCATATAGGCCCGGACGCGCCAAAGTCTGTGTGGGATTATATCAACAATCATCAGTTGGGGGATGGCAGAAATGTTGGTCCCGGAAAGTGTGGTAAAAACATACCAAAATTAACAGATAACTTTGGAAAGGTAAACGAATCGAAAACGGACAGAGAGtggtttgaaaaaaatattggtgATAAAGAAGTAATAAATACAACAAACTATGAAAATTTCGCTAGAACAAAACCGATTGGTGATCACTTCAACCAAGGACCACCACCGCCGCGCCGTCTACCGCCAAACGAACTGGCGTTACTACGGAACAAGGCTCAAAACAATGGAGTTATCTCTAATGGAAATATCCCTATAACAAAAAAATCCCCTCCATCAGTGCAATCGTCCCCGCGATCAAATATAGGATTAAATATAGCAACGAAAACGCCAGTGCTCTCTCCCTCAGGGAGCGTGGGGTCATACTTTCCAATTTTTTCCCGGGATGGTTCACCGATGAGGAAAATTGGAGGGACAAAAAAACAGAAGCTACAAAGTTTATCACCTGTTAAACCTCCTCCTTCTATGACCCCAACAAAATCTAACACGGCGGAATAA
- the LOC117332147 gene encoding extensin-like produces MASPGFLASHKDGADKSQNHLRAILRHPTPTYVTLRHPTPTYATLRKHTPPYANIRHPTPTYANIRHPTPTYATLRQHTPPYANIRHPTPTYATLRQHTPPYANICHPMPSYATLRQHTPPYANIRHPMPSYATLRQHTPPYAILRQPTPTYATLRQHTPPYANIRHPTPTYATLCHLTPAYANTRHPTPPYTNIRHPTPTYATLHQHMPPYAILRHPTPTYATLRQHTPPYANIRHPMPSYASLRQHTPPYATLHQHTPPYANIRHPTPTYATLCHLTPPYANIRHPTPAYATLHQHMPPYANIRHPTPTYATLHQHMPPYTNICHPTPTYATLCHLTPAYANTRHPTPPYTNIRHPTPTYATLRQYTSPYAILRNSIIKGCRLRLLYL; encoded by the exons ATGGCGTCTCCGGGATTCCTTGCATCGCATAAGGA TGGAGCCGACAAATCACAAAACCACCTACGAGCAATATTGCGTCACCCTACGCCAACATACGTCACCCTACGCCACCCTACGCCAACATACGCCACCCTACGCAAACATACGCCACCCTACGCCAACATACGTCACCCTACGCCAACATACGCCAACATACGCCACCCTACGCCAACATACGCCACCCTACGCCAACATACGCCACCCTACGCCAACATACGCCACCCTACACCAACATACGCCACCCTACGCCAACATACGCCACCCTACGCCAACATATGTCACCCTATGCCATCTTACGCCACCCTACGCCAACATACGCCACCCTACGCCAACATACGCCACCCTATGCCATCTTACGCCACCCTACGCCAACATACGCCACCCTATGCCATCTTACGCCAGCCTACACCAACATACGCCACCCTACGCCAACATACGCCACCCTACGCCAACATACGCCACCCTACGCCAACATACGCCACCCTATGCCATCTTACGCCAGCCTACGCCAACACACGCCACCCTACGCCACCCTACACCAACATACGCCACCCTACGCCAACATACGCCACCCTACACCAACATATGCCACCCTATGCCATCTTACGCCACCCTACGCCAACATACGCCACCCTACGCCAGCATACGCCACCCTACGCCAACATACGCCACCCTATGCCATCTTACGCCAGCCTACGCCAACACACGCCACCCTACGCCACCCTACACCAACATACGCCACCCTACGCCAACATACGCCACCCTACACCAACATATGCCACCCTATGCCATCTTACGCCACCCTACGCCAACATACGCCACCCTACGCCAGCATACGCCACCCTACACCAACATATGCCACCCTACGCCAACATACGCCACCCTACACCAACATATGCCACCCTACACCAACATATGCCACCCTACACCAACATATGCCACCCTACACCAACATATGCCACCCTATGCCATCTTACGCCAGCCTACGCCAACACACGCCACCCTACGCCACCCTACACCAACATACGTCACCCTACACCAACATACGCCACCCTACGCCAATATACGTCACCCTACGCCATCTTACGCAACTCTATAATAAAGGGCTGCAGACTCCGCTTACTTTACCTCTGA